From a region of the Deinococcus aestuarii genome:
- a CDS encoding metallophosphoesterase family protein, producing the protein MRLAFLSDLHGNIHALTAVKRFLADHPVHEVIVVGDLVGYGASPGPVIDLVRREGWQVGLGGSDMRVALELGESSGRGGVAEQVLSWTRRVLSPGQLEFLRRLPPGGRLTTPAGRVRFFHGGPHDPAGRVDLMAPERELEALADSLRARLLVVGGSHVPFVRVVGETTFVDPGSVGLSLNHEPGADVALVDVSGRRPAVTLHKVPYDFASSAFDIMAWNLPPVIADVIRTGRMG; encoded by the coding sequence TTGCGACTGGCTTTTCTCAGTGACCTGCACGGCAACATCCACGCGCTGACGGCGGTGAAGCGCTTTCTGGCCGACCATCCCGTCCACGAGGTGATCGTGGTGGGGGACCTGGTGGGGTACGGGGCGAGCCCGGGGCCGGTGATCGACCTCGTGCGGCGGGAGGGCTGGCAGGTGGGGCTGGGGGGCAGCGACATGCGGGTGGCGCTCGAACTCGGCGAGAGCAGCGGGCGCGGCGGGGTGGCCGAGCAGGTGCTGTCGTGGACGCGGCGGGTGCTCTCGCCGGGGCAGCTCGAATTCCTGCGAAGGTTGCCGCCGGGCGGGCGCCTCACGACCCCGGCGGGGCGGGTGCGCTTTTTCCACGGCGGGCCGCACGACCCGGCGGGGAGGGTCGACCTGATGGCGCCCGAGCGCGAGCTGGAGGCGCTGGCCGACTCGCTGCGGGCGCGCCTGCTCGTGGTGGGGGGCTCACACGTGCCCTTCGTGCGGGTGGTGGGCGAGACGACCTTCGTGGACCCCGGCAGCGTGGGCCTGAGCCTCAACCACGAGCCCGGGGCCGACGTGGCGCTCGTGGACGTCTCGGGCCGCCGCCCCGCCGTGACTTTGCACAAGGTGCCCTACGACTTCGCCTCGTCCGCCTTCGACATCATGGCCTGGAACCTGCCGCCGGTGATCGCGGACGTGATCCGGACGGGGCGGATGGGGTGA
- a CDS encoding alpha/beta fold hydrolase: MKARRLFTRVHGLRTHARVRGEGPPLVIVPGLGCASWMYARVSRQLAPERTVYAYDPPGHGLSQGAPGYPARIEDLTGHLAAWLDESGLWGAPLLGHSVGGEVIFDLAARFPGLPGALIACAPTGIPENPSVPLQLLRLARDLPRERPGLILPGLAAYLRSGPALMTRLAADQREHETGPLLPHVRVPTLLLDGTADPVVRSWTVRAIRRAIPHAAVRVVPGGTHALTDSHPRAVARLTLAFLHRVNR, encoded by the coding sequence TTGAAGGCGCGGCGACTGTTCACCCGCGTCCACGGCCTGCGGACCCATGCCCGGGTGCGCGGCGAAGGGCCCCCCCTCGTCATCGTCCCCGGCCTGGGCTGCGCCTCGTGGATGTACGCCCGCGTCTCGCGCCAGCTCGCCCCCGAGCGCACCGTCTACGCCTACGACCCGCCCGGCCACGGCCTGAGCCAGGGCGCCCCGGGCTACCCGGCCCGGATCGAGGACCTCACGGGGCACCTCGCCGCCTGGCTGGACGAAAGCGGCCTGTGGGGCGCGCCCCTCCTGGGCCACTCGGTCGGCGGCGAGGTGATCTTCGACCTCGCCGCCCGCTTCCCCGGTCTCCCGGGTGCCCTGATCGCCTGCGCCCCCACCGGCATCCCCGAGAACCCCAGCGTGCCCCTCCAACTCCTGCGGCTCGCGCGCGACTTGCCCCGCGAGCGCCCCGGGCTGATCCTCCCCGGCCTCGCCGCCTACTTGCGCAGCGGCCCCGCCTTGATGACCCGCCTCGCCGCCGACCAGCGCGAGCACGAAACCGGCCCCCTCCTGCCCCACGTGCGGGTGCCCACCCTGCTCCTCGACGGCACCGCCGATCCCGTCGTCCGCTCCTGGACCGTCCGCGCCATCCGCCGCGCCATTCCCCACGCCGCCGTGCGCGTGGTCCCCGGCGGGACGCACGCCCTCACCGACTCCCACCCCCGCGCCGTCGCCCGCCTCACCCTCGCCTTCCTGCACCGGGTGAACCGCTGA
- a CDS encoding sugar ABC transporter permease, translating into MTATPTPGAGPGRSSQAALPPGGYVHHEPGPLRRALPWLVAAAIVVGLGVLGYFLARNMQGRPRSFTIYFVEGGWRSFLLFLLAASGLLALTSLVGQRIGMARTGRKVSYAAVLGDQLTHLFLMLIVLIAVYPIFYVLLAAFDPRNSLFAFPDFSNPNLFYRTGLLPNLGVLSLENFRRLFDGVVIPGWQLVLFVIGGAALAALLGLTLAGRTAGDSPALDRGRTWMMRVLIVALAVLVIFMTPAQFTGPGNESKFLLSVRNTLLVSGITGVLAILLSTSAGYAMARLRFPGRFQTLLFFIFIQMFPVFLALVAVYTLMVLLGLNNTFTGLILAYSGGAIAFNTWIFKGYVESLPESLEEAAMVDGATRWQTFLRVVLPLSGGILVFIFLNQFIGTYAEFILANVLLTGVEKWTVGVMLLSFTSAQFATKWGIFAAAATLGALPIIALFYGFQRYFVGGAVAGGVKE; encoded by the coding sequence ATGACCGCCACTCCGACACCCGGCGCCGGGCCGGGCCGTTCATCCCAGGCCGCCCTGCCCCCCGGCGGGTACGTTCACCACGAGCCGGGGCCGCTGAGGCGGGCGCTGCCGTGGCTGGTCGCCGCCGCCATCGTGGTCGGCCTGGGGGTCCTGGGGTATTTCCTGGCGCGAAATATGCAGGGGCGCCCCCGCAGCTTCACGATCTACTTCGTGGAGGGGGGCTGGCGAAGCTTCCTGCTGTTCCTGCTCGCGGCGAGCGGGCTGCTGGCGCTGACCAGCCTGGTCGGGCAGCGGATCGGGATGGCGCGGACGGGGAGGAAGGTCAGCTACGCGGCGGTGCTGGGTGACCAGCTCACGCACCTCTTTTTGATGCTGATCGTTCTCATCGCGGTTTACCCGATCTTCTACGTGCTGCTGGCGGCCTTCGACCCGCGCAACAGCCTCTTCGCCTTTCCGGATTTCAGCAACCCCAATCTCTTTTACCGAACGGGGCTGTTGCCCAACCTGGGTGTCCTGAGCCTGGAGAACTTCCGGCGGCTTTTCGACGGGGTGGTCATTCCGGGGTGGCAACTGGTGCTGTTCGTGATCGGCGGGGCGGCGCTGGCGGCGCTGCTGGGGCTGACGCTGGCGGGGCGCACGGCGGGGGACTCGCCTGCCCTGGACCGGGGCCGCACCTGGATGATGCGGGTGCTGATCGTGGCGCTGGCCGTGCTGGTGATCTTCATGACGCCCGCGCAGTTCACCGGGCCGGGCAACGAGAGCAAGTTCTTGCTGTCGGTCCGCAACACCCTGCTGGTGTCGGGGATCACCGGGGTGCTGGCGATCTTGCTCTCGACCTCCGCCGGGTACGCGATGGCGCGGCTGCGCTTTCCCGGGCGCTTCCAGACGCTGTTGTTTTTCATCTTCATCCAGATGTTCCCGGTCTTCCTCGCGCTGGTGGCCGTGTATACCCTGATGGTGCTGCTGGGGCTGAACAACACCTTCACGGGGCTGATCCTGGCGTACTCGGGGGGCGCCATCGCCTTCAACACCTGGATTTTCAAGGGGTACGTGGAGTCGCTGCCCGAGTCGCTGGAGGAGGCGGCGATGGTGGACGGGGCGACCCGCTGGCAGACCTTCCTGCGGGTGGTGCTGCCGCTCTCCGGGGGGATTCTGGTGTTTATCTTCCTCAACCAGTTCATCGGCACGTACGCGGAGTTCATCCTGGCGAACGTGCTGCTGACCGGGGTGGAGAAGTGGACGGTGGGCGTGATGCTGCTGAGCTTCACGAGCGCGCAGTTCGCGACGAAGTGGGGCATCTTCGCCGCCGCCGCGACCCTGGGGGCGCTGCCGATCATCGCCCTGTTCTACGGCTTCCAGCGCTACTTCGTGGGCGGGGCCGTGGCGGGCGGCGTCAAGGAGTGA
- a CDS encoding maltose ABC transporter substrate-binding protein, whose amino-acid sequence MKKMLLPVLTLALCGSASAATLTLWTSFESPGELSWIRSQAAAYEKQSGNKVTVVNVPFAQTQDKFIQSAPKGQGPDLIATEPHDRLGRYAASGVIEPLDRYVTSKTDYDKTALNAFTYRGKLFGLPLNAEAVALVYNKKLVSKAPATWAELLKAAQANTGNGKFGLLFDIAEPYKSYGFVSAYGGYVFKNNGGTLNLKDIGLDNAGTAKALGFLNDLRYKYNLVPEGVSQDAAKSAFVDGRSAMFYTGPWDMGDIKKAGIDYGIANFPTPPGAAGKWSPFVGVRAVLVNAYSKNKTAAVALARQLTSPDAQLAYNKAGGAIPASLSARGRLKSDPVVTGFGRAISAGSAMPNISEMGAVWGPWTAATAQAVQKPGQNYAGLLQKAVAEIESNINK is encoded by the coding sequence ATGAAAAAAATGCTGTTACCGGTGTTGACGTTGGCCTTGTGTGGGAGCGCTTCCGCCGCGACCCTGACGCTGTGGACTTCCTTCGAGTCGCCGGGGGAGTTGAGCTGGATCCGGTCGCAGGCGGCCGCGTACGAGAAGCAGAGCGGGAACAAGGTCACGGTGGTGAACGTTCCCTTCGCGCAGACGCAGGACAAGTTTATCCAGAGCGCGCCCAAGGGGCAGGGCCCGGACCTGATTGCCACCGAGCCGCATGACCGGTTGGGGCGCTACGCGGCCTCGGGCGTGATCGAGCCGCTCGACCGCTACGTCACCTCGAAGACCGATTACGACAAGACGGCGCTGAACGCCTTTACCTACCGGGGCAAGCTGTTCGGGCTGCCGCTGAATGCAGAGGCGGTCGCGCTGGTGTACAACAAGAAGCTGGTGTCCAAGGCGCCGGCCACCTGGGCGGAACTGCTCAAGGCCGCGCAGGCGAATACCGGGAACGGCAAGTTCGGGCTGCTGTTTGACATCGCCGAGCCGTACAAGAGCTACGGCTTCGTGAGCGCGTACGGCGGGTACGTCTTCAAGAACAACGGCGGAACGCTGAACCTCAAGGATATCGGGCTGGACAATGCTGGAACGGCCAAGGCGCTGGGGTTCCTCAACGACCTGCGCTACAAGTACAACCTCGTGCCGGAGGGCGTGAGCCAGGACGCGGCGAAGAGCGCCTTTGTGGACGGCCGCTCGGCGATGTTCTACACCGGGCCGTGGGACATGGGGGACATCAAGAAGGCGGGGATCGACTACGGGATCGCCAACTTCCCCACGCCTCCGGGTGCGGCCGGCAAGTGGAGCCCCTTCGTGGGGGTGCGGGCGGTGCTCGTCAACGCGTACAGCAAGAACAAGACGGCGGCGGTGGCGCTCGCGCGGCAGCTCACCAGCCCCGACGCGCAGCTCGCCTACAACAAGGCGGGCGGGGCGATTCCGGCAAGTCTCTCGGCGAGAGGCCGCCTGAAGAGCGACCCGGTGGTCACGGGCTTCGGCCGGGCGATCAGCGCGGGCAGCGCCATGCCGAACATCTCGGAGATGGGCGCGGTGTGGGGTCCCTGGACGGCGGCGACGGCGCAGGCGGTGCAAAAGCCGGGGCAGAACTACGCCGGGCTGCTCCAGAAGGCCGTGGCCGAGATCGAGTCGAACATCAACAAGTAA
- the lnt gene encoding apolipoprotein N-acyltransferase, with the protein MPPLPAPLLGLLAGALLAACALPLPWSFLSYLPLALLLVFVTGEDAPRRLAGRMWWAGAAYSAVHLWWLTAFLAKLFGTPVLGVLAFLLFALEGAFLAVMAFLAARLVRTREARVWALAGGWVLLEWLRFLGPLAFPWPTLGYSLLPTPAIQIADLGGVLLGSVLVAATAAALVSFWWGRRPPLVLMSALWVAALAYGVTRVPGPGPTQPTLLLRTEFDSFGRATRQLSPQAQVEVQRDLSTARRPGEIVVWSETALTRPGVPERLPEFPGPGISGLGTFQPRQNAVVSTDAAGRVLSLGRKARLVPFGEYFPLYGALRPAYRVIEQAVGFELGGFTPARTLTPLRLNGALYGAYVCYDSVFPWVSRQLTARGAALLVNVSNDGWYDGWGVEQHFQMGRVRAIETRRWLVRSVNQGVAASVDDLGQPVQLLTRGEGVLHARPRLLTGETPYVRLGDLPALLLAALMLVFARRLDRAE; encoded by the coding sequence GTGCCGCCCCTCCCCGCCCCCCTGCTCGGCCTCCTCGCGGGCGCCCTCCTCGCCGCCTGTGCCCTGCCCCTCCCGTGGAGCTTTCTCTCGTACCTCCCCCTCGCCCTCCTCCTCGTCTTCGTGACGGGGGAGGACGCCCCCCGCCGCCTCGCGGGGAGGATGTGGTGGGCGGGCGCGGCCTACAGCGCCGTGCACCTGTGGTGGCTCACCGCCTTCCTCGCCAAGCTCTTCGGCACCCCGGTCCTGGGCGTCCTCGCCTTTTTGCTCTTCGCCCTGGAGGGAGCCTTCCTCGCCGTCATGGCGTTCCTCGCCGCCCGGCTGGTCCGCACCCGCGAGGCGCGGGTCTGGGCCCTCGCGGGCGGCTGGGTCCTGCTCGAATGGCTGCGCTTCCTCGGGCCGCTCGCCTTTCCCTGGCCGACCCTCGGGTACAGCCTGCTTCCCACCCCCGCCATCCAGATCGCCGACCTCGGGGGGGTCTTGCTCGGCAGCGTGCTCGTCGCCGCCACCGCCGCCGCCCTCGTCTCCTTCTGGTGGGGGAGACGGCCCCCCCTCGTCCTGATGTCGGCCCTGTGGGTCGCGGCCCTGGCGTACGGGGTCACGCGGGTGCCGGGCCCGGGGCCCACGCAGCCCACGCTGCTGCTGCGGACCGAGTTCGACTCCTTCGGGCGGGCCACCCGGCAGCTCAGCCCGCAGGCGCAGGTCGAGGTGCAGCGGGACCTGAGCACGGCGCGGCGGCCCGGCGAGATCGTCGTCTGGAGCGAGACCGCGCTCACCCGCCCCGGGGTGCCCGAGCGGCTCCCGGAGTTCCCCGGCCCCGGCATCAGCGGCCTGGGCACCTTCCAGCCCCGGCAAAACGCGGTGGTCAGCACCGACGCTGCCGGGCGGGTGCTCAGCCTGGGCCGCAAGGCCCGCCTGGTGCCGTTCGGAGAGTATTTCCCCCTCTACGGGGCCCTCAGACCCGCCTACCGGGTGATCGAGCAGGCGGTCGGCTTCGAGCTGGGCGGGTTCACCCCCGCCCGGACCCTCACCCCCCTGCGGCTGAACGGGGCCCTGTACGGCGCCTACGTGTGCTACGACAGCGTCTTCCCCTGGGTCTCCAGACAGCTCACCGCCCGGGGCGCCGCGCTCCTCGTCAACGTCAGCAACGACGGCTGGTACGACGGCTGGGGCGTCGAGCAGCACTTCCAGATGGGCCGCGTCCGCGCCATCGAGACCCGCCGCTGGCTCGTCCGCAGCGTCAACCAGGGCGTCGCCGCCTCCGTCGACGACCTCGGCCAGCCCGTCCAGCTCCTCACCCGGGGGGAGGGTGTCCTGCACGCCCGCCCCCGCCTGCTGACCGGGGAGACCCCCTACGTCCGCCTCGGCGACCTCCCCGCCCTCCTCCTCGCCGCCCTGATGCTGGTCTTTGCCCGGCGGCTCGACCGGGCCGAGTAG
- a CDS encoding ABC transporter permease subunit yields MTVTLKSAPARRSSTPPDGTGGVLLAVLVLALLLGGAALVGWGLSTLTARVVPGAPPYLILVYTLAALVIGMPLLARALPWITNWFYLFPALVFLAAFTVLPVVLTVNYAFTNYSGENSGNPDSAVRTQARLSPDRRVVTLAETPEADSVAEYLRCRTPSCAGDTIVLFDETASVPVRALVAGVQGKTVTLSAAAPAGLDVANATRLNRYEYVGLANFQEIFAKASTALIPVFVWTVVFAFSTVVLNAVAGLILGILLYNKRLKGRNIYRTLLFLPWAIPTVISVQMWVALFNQQFGIVNKTLGLLGLTAVPWLGDPLWAKISVLLVNLWLGFPYMMTATISALSTINEDLYEAASIDGASRWQQVTNITLPLLRTSFTPILLSAFAFNFNNFGIIYLLTQGGPPEEGRESTAQSTDILLSWGYNTAFASSGGQNYALASAIALIIFFLTLAISVVNFRAAGVFQEARK; encoded by the coding sequence ATGACCGTGACCCTGAAGTCGGCCCCCGCGCGCCGCAGCAGCACCCCCCCGGACGGGACGGGCGGCGTGCTGCTGGCGGTGCTGGTCCTCGCCCTGCTGCTGGGAGGTGCGGCGCTGGTCGGCTGGGGGCTGTCCACCCTGACCGCCCGCGTGGTGCCCGGCGCACCCCCCTACCTGATCCTGGTGTACACCCTGGCGGCGCTCGTGATTGGGATGCCGCTCCTGGCCCGCGCGCTGCCCTGGATCACCAACTGGTTTTACCTCTTTCCGGCGCTGGTCTTTCTGGCGGCCTTCACGGTGCTGCCGGTCGTGCTGACGGTGAATTACGCCTTTACGAACTACAGCGGCGAGAACAGCGGCAACCCCGACTCGGCGGTGCGGACCCAGGCGCGGCTGAGCCCGGACCGCCGGGTGGTCACGCTGGCCGAGACACCCGAGGCGGATTCGGTGGCAGAGTACCTGCGGTGCCGCACGCCGAGCTGCGCGGGCGACACCATCGTGCTGTTTGACGAGACGGCCTCGGTGCCGGTGCGGGCGTTGGTGGCGGGAGTCCAGGGGAAGACGGTGACGCTCTCTGCCGCGGCACCCGCGGGCCTGGACGTGGCGAACGCGACCCGGCTCAACCGCTACGAGTACGTGGGGCTGGCGAATTTTCAGGAGATTTTTGCCAAGGCGAGCACGGCGCTGATTCCAGTCTTCGTGTGGACGGTGGTGTTCGCGTTTTCCACGGTGGTGCTCAATGCCGTCGCCGGGCTGATCCTGGGCATCCTGCTGTACAACAAGCGGCTCAAGGGCCGGAACATCTACCGGACGCTGCTCTTCTTGCCGTGGGCGATCCCGACGGTGATCAGCGTGCAGATGTGGGTGGCCCTTTTTAATCAGCAGTTCGGGATCGTGAACAAGACGCTGGGGCTGCTGGGGCTGACGGCGGTGCCGTGGCTGGGCGATCCGCTGTGGGCGAAGATCAGCGTGCTGCTGGTAAACCTGTGGCTGGGGTTTCCCTACATGATGACGGCGACGATCAGCGCGCTGTCGACCATCAACGAGGACCTGTACGAGGCGGCGAGCATCGACGGGGCGAGCCGCTGGCAGCAGGTCACGAACATCACGCTGCCGCTCTTGCGGACGTCGTTCACGCCGATCTTGCTGTCGGCCTTCGCTTTCAACTTCAACAACTTCGGGATCATCTATCTGCTCACCCAGGGTGGGCCCCCGGAGGAGGGGCGCGAGAGCACGGCGCAGAGCACCGACATCTTGCTGTCGTGGGGGTACAACACGGCGTTCGCGTCCTCGGGGGGGCAGAATTACGCGCTGGCCAGCGCGATTGCGCTGATCATCTTTTTCCTGACGCTGGCGATCTCGGTCGTGAACTTCCGCGCCGCAGGCGTGTTCCAGGAGGCCCGCAAGTGA
- a CDS encoding alanine--glyoxylate aminotransferase family protein, with the protein MFEESHDGHILLTPGPTPIHPRAQRALLRGMLGHMDPEVFALNREIQGDLRVMYGTGPQTFTALLAGTGSLGMEAGFANLVEAGDEVLVCANGSFGHRMAEMAARYGARVRLVTAPLGEAIDPADVAAHLDGVGMVAVVHGETSTGVLNPVPEIARLVRESGALLTVDAVTTAGMEPFHMARWGVDYAYTGAQKCLSAPPGLAPVAISERAFARFHARRTPAPLWYCDFEGLRDYWDRHTYHHTVPVNLHYAFHAALGAALEEGLEARQTRVRLLGQAVALALAPLGFTHYVGDPAARLPTVLALRLPPGLDDADVRAALRTREISVTGGLGPTAGQIWRLGLMGEAARPAPYRALMLALESLLGERGLADRFEEALGAVPA; encoded by the coding sequence ATGTTCGAGGAGAGCCACGACGGCCACATCCTGCTGACGCCCGGTCCCACGCCGATCCACCCCCGGGCGCAGCGGGCGCTGCTGCGCGGGATGCTGGGGCACATGGACCCCGAGGTCTTCGCGCTCAACCGCGAGATTCAGGGGGACCTGCGGGTGATGTACGGCACCGGGCCGCAGACCTTCACCGCCCTGCTCGCGGGCACCGGCAGCCTGGGGATGGAGGCGGGTTTCGCCAACCTCGTCGAGGCCGGGGACGAGGTGCTGGTGTGCGCCAACGGCTCCTTCGGGCACCGGATGGCGGAGATGGCCGCCCGCTACGGGGCGCGGGTGCGGCTCGTGACCGCCCCCCTCGGCGAGGCCATCGACCCCGCCGACGTGGCCGCGCACCTGGACGGGGTGGGGATGGTCGCGGTCGTGCACGGCGAGACGAGCACGGGGGTGCTCAACCCGGTGCCCGAGATCGCCCGGCTGGTGCGGGAGAGCGGGGCGCTCCTGACCGTGGACGCGGTGACCACCGCCGGGATGGAGCCCTTCCACATGGCCCGGTGGGGGGTGGACTACGCCTACACCGGCGCGCAGAAGTGCCTCTCGGCCCCCCCCGGCCTCGCCCCCGTCGCCATCAGCGAACGCGCCTTCGCCCGCTTCCACGCCCGCCGCACCCCCGCGCCGCTGTGGTACTGCGACTTCGAGGGCCTGCGCGACTACTGGGACCGCCACACCTACCACCACACCGTCCCCGTCAACCTCCACTACGCCTTCCACGCCGCCCTCGGGGCCGCCCTGGAGGAGGGCCTCGAAGCCCGCCAGACCCGCGTGCGCCTCCTGGGCCAGGCGGTCGCCCTCGCCCTCGCCCCCCTGGGCTTCACCCACTACGTCGGGGACCCTGCCGCCCGGCTCCCCACCGTCCTCGCCCTGCGGCTGCCGCCCGGCCTCGACGACGCGGACGTGCGCGCGGCCCTGAGGACACGCGAGATCAGCGTCACCGGCGGACTGGGCCCCACGGCGGGCCAGATCTGGAGACTCGGCCTGATGGGCGAGGCCGCCCGCCCCGCCCCCTACCGCGCCCTGATGCTCGCCCTGGAGAGCCTGCTGGGCGAACGGGGCCTCGCGGACCGCTTCGAGGAGGCGCTGGGGGCCGTTCCGGCTTAG
- a CDS encoding alpha/beta fold hydrolase: MLGRVQAQEYRAGPSRLSYHVTGEGDPIVLVHGLSGSGRWWRRNVPALAASYRVYVIDLVGYGRAYRQRALGVQGAAALIARWLDDLGLERVTLIGHSMGGHICTHVAAQRSGRVRNLVLACASGLLTGNIYRVALKLPRAAITGRLTFVPRVLADAARAGPVNVWRSTTDLLGDNVSDLLPRLTARTLVVWGARDALVPPRTGRALAAAIPGARYEEIPRAGHVVMVDAPARFNALVLEFLAGDEPAGGRADRAGEA; encoded by the coding sequence ATGCTCGGGCGCGTGCAAGCGCAGGAATACCGGGCCGGACCCTCGCGCCTCTCCTACCACGTGACCGGCGAGGGCGACCCCATCGTCCTCGTCCACGGCCTGAGCGGGTCGGGCCGGTGGTGGCGGCGCAACGTCCCCGCGCTCGCCGCGTCATACCGGGTCTACGTGATCGACCTCGTCGGCTACGGCCGGGCCTACCGCCAGCGGGCCCTGGGCGTGCAGGGCGCCGCCGCATTGATCGCCCGGTGGCTCGACGACCTCGGCCTGGAGCGGGTCACTCTGATCGGCCACTCGATGGGCGGCCACATCTGCACCCACGTCGCCGCCCAGAGAAGTGGCCGGGTCCGCAACCTCGTCCTCGCCTGCGCGAGCGGGCTGCTCACCGGCAACATCTACCGGGTGGCGCTGAAACTTCCCCGCGCCGCGATCACGGGCCGCCTCACCTTCGTGCCGCGCGTCCTCGCCGACGCCGCCCGCGCCGGGCCGGTCAACGTCTGGCGGTCCACCACCGACCTCCTCGGCGACAACGTGTCCGACCTCCTGCCGCGCCTCACCGCCCGCACCCTGGTCGTCTGGGGAGCGCGCGACGCCCTCGTGCCCCCCCGCACCGGCCGGGCGCTCGCCGCCGCCATCCCCGGCGCCCGCTACGAGGAGATTCCCCGCGCCGGGCACGTCGTTATGGTGGACGCCCCGGCGCGGTTCAACGCCCTGGTCCTCGAGTTCCTCGCCGGGGACGAACCGGCGGGCGGGCGGGCAGACAGGGCAGGGGAGGCTTGA
- the pdxS gene encoding pyridoxal 5'-phosphate synthase lyase subunit PdxS — protein MTLSPETGTPAIKRGFAEMFKGGVIMDVVTADQARIAEAAGATAVMALERVPADIRRDGGVARMSDPRMIKEIVAAVSIPVMAKVRIGHLVEAQILQALGVDFIDESEVLTPADDQFHIDKTGFTVPFVCGARNLGEALRRVGEGASMIRTKGEAGTGNIVEAVRHARTVLGEIRAIQARPVDELMTAARDLGAPYDLVRHVHEHGALPVVNFAAGGVATPADAALMMHLGLDGVFVGSGIFKSDQPERRARAIVQAVTHFQNPDLLARLSEDLGPPMTGIDIDTLLPEQRLAGRGW, from the coding sequence ATGACCCTCTCTCCCGAGACCGGAACGCCCGCGATCAAGCGGGGCTTTGCCGAGATGTTCAAGGGCGGCGTGATCATGGACGTGGTGACGGCCGACCAGGCGCGAATTGCTGAGGCCGCCGGGGCGACCGCCGTGATGGCGCTGGAACGCGTGCCCGCCGACATCCGCCGCGACGGGGGCGTCGCCCGCATGAGCGATCCCCGGATGATCAAGGAGATCGTCGCCGCCGTGTCGATTCCCGTGATGGCGAAGGTCCGCATCGGCCACCTCGTCGAGGCGCAGATTCTCCAGGCCCTCGGGGTGGACTTCATCGACGAGTCGGAGGTGCTGACCCCGGCGGACGACCAATTCCACATCGACAAGACCGGCTTCACCGTCCCCTTCGTCTGTGGCGCCCGCAACCTCGGCGAGGCCCTGCGCCGCGTGGGCGAGGGGGCGTCCATGATCCGCACCAAGGGCGAGGCGGGCACCGGCAACATCGTCGAGGCCGTGCGCCACGCCCGAACCGTCCTGGGCGAAATCCGCGCGATCCAGGCCCGCCCGGTGGACGAACTCATGACCGCCGCCCGTGACCTCGGCGCCCCCTACGACCTCGTCCGCCACGTCCACGAGCACGGTGCCCTCCCCGTCGTCAACTTCGCCGCTGGCGGCGTCGCCACCCCCGCCGACGCCGCCCTGATGATGCATCTCGGCCTCGACGGCGTGTTCGTCGGCAGCGGCATCTTCAAGAGTGACCAGCCCGAGCGCCGCGCCCGCGCCATCGTCCAGGCCGTCACCCACTTCCAAAACCCCGACCTCCTCGCCCGGCTCAGCGAGGACCTCGGCCCCCCCATGACCGGCATCGACATCGACACCCTCCTCCCCGAACAGCGCCTCGCGGGCCGGGGCTGGTAG
- the pdxT gene encoding pyridoxal 5'-phosphate synthase glutaminase subunit PdxT — translation MPQPHLGVLALQGAFREHRLRLEALGARVREVRLPADLMDLGGLVLPGGESTTIARLMTAAGLWEPVRAFHASGGALWGSCAGLILLAREVKGAPPQFGHQESLGLLDAAARRNAFGRQADSFRVPLDVRGLDTPFPAVFIRAPVIERPGPGVEVLAEYGGRAVLARQGRVLASAFHPELTPDDRLHRLFLRSVKETAPH, via the coding sequence ATGCCTCAGCCACACCTCGGCGTCCTCGCCCTCCAGGGGGCCTTCCGCGAACACCGCCTGCGCCTCGAAGCCCTCGGGGCACGGGTCCGCGAGGTCCGCCTCCCCGCCGACCTGATGGACCTGGGCGGTCTGGTCCTGCCCGGCGGCGAGAGCACCACCATCGCCCGGCTGATGACGGCGGCGGGGCTGTGGGAGCCCGTCCGCGCCTTTCACGCCTCGGGCGGCGCCCTGTGGGGCAGTTGCGCGGGGCTGATCCTGCTCGCGCGCGAAGTGAAGGGAGCCCCGCCCCAGTTCGGCCACCAGGAGAGCCTGGGGCTGCTCGACGCCGCCGCCCGGCGCAACGCCTTCGGGCGGCAGGCCGACTCCTTCCGGGTGCCGCTGGACGTCCGCGGCCTGGACACCCCCTTTCCCGCCGTCTTCATCCGCGCGCCCGTGATCGAGCGCCCCGGACCGGGGGTGGAGGTCCTCGCCGAGTACGGCGGGCGGGCCGTCCTCGCGCGCCAGGGCCGCGTGCTCGCCTCCGCCTTCCACCCGGAACTCACGCCCGACGACCGGCTGCACCGGCTCTTCCTGCGCTCGGTGAAGGAGACGGCCCCCCACTGA